The Candidatus Thermoplasmatota archaeon nucleotide sequence CTCCAAGGGGCAGGCGGATCCGTGACATCGTCTACGCGATAGACACTGGTTTGATTACCACAGTAGCCTTCCTGGCTGGAGTATCCGCTCTGGTTGACACCAATGAGAAGATAGTCCTAGCTGGAGTTGCACAGATATCCGCAGGAGCGATGGCCATCTTCTTCGGCGCGTTCATCTCCACGAAGGCACAGAAGGACTTCTTCGAGAACCAGGTGAGACGGGAGAAACAAGAGATCGAGCACATGCCTAAGAAGTAGACACAGGAGATACGCGAAATATTCGAGGGGTATGGATTCGACGCCGATGAGCAGGAAGCAGCTGTGAACAGGATCACGAAGGACAAAGACCTCTGGTTGAAGTTCATGGTCCAGGAGGAGATCGGGATATCACCGGGGCAGATAGACAACCCCCTGAGCATCGGTGCCATATCCTCGGGCTCGTTCCTCGTAGGAGCGGTTCCTGCAATACTTCCTTTCTTCATCCTCCATGATGCCGGCATTGCATTGGTGGTCAGCGCTCTGTCGATCCTGGCATTCCTTTTCGTCCTCGGGGTTTGGAAGACCAAACTGACGAAAGTGCCCTGGCTGCTGAGCAGTCTAGAAACGCTCGCCATCGGTGGCCTCTCGTGCGGCCTTGGGTTCCTTTTGGGGAGGATCATCCAGACGCTGATCGGCTGAGTCGGTCAGGCGCTCTCGAAGACTTCCTTGATGCGCTCCATCGCCCAGTCTATCTCGTCCTTCGTGATGACGAGGGGCGGGGTGAACCTGATGGTCTTCTCGTGCGTATCCTTGGCCAGGACGCCCTTCTCCATCAACTTCTCGCAGAGCGGCCTGACGGTCTCCTTCTGTCCTAGATAGAACTCCACACCGATGAGCAAGCCCTTGGCTCTGATCGCCTTGATCTTCTTCGATTTGATCT carries:
- a CDS encoding VIT1/CCC1 transporter family protein, whose protein sequence is MKPEERLKAWHGEDWHTPRGRRIRDIVYAIDTGLITTVAFLAGVSALVDTNEKIVLAGVAQISAGAMAIFFGAFISTKAQKDFFENQVRREKQEIEHMPKK
- a CDS encoding VIT1/CCC1 transporter family protein, with protein sequence MREIFEGYGFDADEQEAAVNRITKDKDLWLKFMVQEEIGISPGQIDNPLSIGAISSGSFLVGAVPAILPFFILHDAGIALVVSALSILAFLFVLGVWKTKLTKVPWLLSSLETLAIGGLSCGLGFLLGRIIQTLIG